In the genome of Streptomyces sp. Tu 3180, the window GGCGTCCCGCACGTGATGACCGCCCACTCCCTCGAGCCGCTGCGCCCGTGGAAGGCCGAGCAGCTCGGCGGCGGCTACGCCCTGTCGAGCTGGGCCGAGCGCACCGCCGTCGAGGCCGCCGACGCGGTGATCGCCGTCTCCGGCGCCATGCGCGAGGACATCCTGGGCTGCTACCCGGCCCTGGACCCCGGCCGGGTGCACGTGGTGCACAACGGCATCGACACCAGCCTGTACCGCCCGGACCCCGGGACCGGCGCCCTGGACCGGATCGGCCTCGACCGCTCCCGTCCGTACGTGCTGTTCGTCGGCCGCATCACCCGCCAGAAGGGCGTGCCCCACCTGCTGCGGGCGGTCCGCGGCATCGACCCGGCCGCGCAGGTCGTGCTGTGCGCGGGCGCCCCGGACACCCCCGAGATCGACCGGGAGTTCCGCGAGCTGTACCAGGAGCTGTGCCGGGTCCGCGAGGGCGTGCACTGGATCCCGCGGATGCTGCCCCGCCCGGAGGTGATCCAGCTCCTCACCCACGCCGCCGTGTTCGTCTGCCCCTCGGTGTACGAACCGCTCGGTATCGTGAACCTGGAGGCGATGGCCTGCGGCACCCCGGTGGTGGCGTCCCGGACCGGCGGCATCCCCGAGGTCGTGGCGGACGGCGGGACCGGAGTGCTGGTGGAGGTGGACGACGACTTCGAGGCGGGCCTCGCACGGGCCCTGGACTCGGTCCTCGGCGATCCGGACGCCGCGCGGCGGATGGGCGAGGCCGGGCGGGAACGCGCGGTCCGGGAGTTCGGCTGGGACGCGGTGGCCCGCCGTACGGTCCGGCTCTACGAGGAGATCCTCAAACAGGCTTAGTCCTGCCGGTCCGGGGCAGTCTTGGGGAAATTCGGCGTGAGGAGAGCGGCCATGCGTCGTGGGGGTCCTTCGGTCCTGGGAATCGTGCTGGCGGGTGGCGAGGGCAAGCGCCTGATGCCCCTCACGGCGGACCGCGCCAAACCGGCGGTCACCTTCGGCGGCACGTACCGCCTGGTGGACTTCGTCCTGTCCAACCTCGTCAACGGCGACATCCTGCGCATCTGCGTGCTCACGCAGTACAAGTCGCACTCGCTGGACCGGCACATCACCACCACCTGGCGGATGTCCAGCCTGCTCGGCAACTACGTCACGCCGGTCCCCGCCCAGCAGCGCCTCGGCCCGCGCTGGTACCTGGGCAGCGCCGACGCCATCCTGCAGTCGCTGAACCTGATCCACGACGAACAGCCGGAGTACGTGGCGGTGTTCGGCGCCGACCACGTGTACCGCATGGACCCGCGCCAGATGCTCGCCCAGCACGTCGAGAGCGGCGCCGGGGTCACGGTGGCCGGGATCCGGGTGCCGCGCTCGGAGTCCTCCGCCTTCGGGGTGATCACCCCGGGGTCGGACGGCCGGACCGTGGAGGGCTTCCTGGAGAAGCCCACCGACCCGCCCGGACTCGCCGACGACCCCGAGTGCGTGTTCGCCTCCATGGGCAACTACCTCTTCACCACCAAGACCCTGGTCGAGGCGCTCCAGCGGGACGCCGAGGACGAGAACTCGGTGCACGACATGGGCGGTTCGATCCTGCCCCAGCTCACCGAGCGGGGCGAGGCCCACCTGTACGACTTCAGCTCCAACCACGTGCCCGGCGAGACCAGCCGGGACCAGGGCTACTGGCGGGACGTCGGCACCCTGGACGCGTACTACGACGCGCACATGGACCTGATCGCCGAGCGCCCCGCCTTCAACCTGTACAACCGCCAGTGGCCCATCTACACCCACTCCGGCCAGCTCTCGCCCGCCCGCTTCAACGCCGGCGGCATGGCGAGCGAGTCCATCATCAGCGCGGGCTGCCTGATCCGGGGCCAGGTCACCCGGTCCGTGCTGTCCCCGGGCGTGGTGGTCGATCCCGGGGCCGTGGTGCAGGGCTCGGTGCTGCACGACAACGTCCACGTCGGACGGGGCGCGGTGGTGCGCGGCGCCGTCCTCGACAAGAACGTCGAGGTGCCGCCGGGCGCGACGATCGGCGTCAACCCGGAGCGGGACGCGCAGCTGTACACGGTGTCCCGGGGTGGGGTGATCGCCCTCGGGAAGGGACAGCGGGTGCCGTAGCGGCGTACGGGCGGCGCGTGGGCCCCGGTCGGTCGTGTGACCACCGGGGCCTTTGTCATGTCCCTGGACGAGCAGCGAAATCCGTGCTGTTATGACAATTGCTGTTCATGACAACGTTGTACAGCCATGCGCAGCGCACACAACAGAACACAAGGAAACGTCGAGCACTGAGCACCACGTACTGAGCAGCGAGCCGTCACCTTCCTCACCGACGGAGGATCCGTGCGCATCAGACGACTCAGAAACCGTTTCGCGCTTCTCCTGGCCGCCGCACTGGGAGTAGCCGGACTCACCGCGACCGGCCCGGTCGCGACCGCGGCGGAGGACGACCCGGTGGAGGTCCACGGGCTGAAGGGCGAGTACTACACCCACTCCGCCCCCGGCGCCTTCGACTTCCACGAGCTGAAGGCCACCGCCTTCGACCCGCACCTCGACTTCGACAACCTGGAGCCGCGCCTGAACGTCACCACCGGCCGCTCGGACGACGTCAGCGTCCGCTGGACCGGCAGGATCGTGCCGGAGAGGACCGGCGCCCACACCTTCTCGGTCATCGGCGACAACGGCTTCCGCCTGTGGATCGACGGCCGGCTCGCCATCGACCACTGGGTCGACGACTGGGACCGCGAACAGACCGCCGAACCGATCGAGCTGGTGGCCGGCCGGGCCCACGACATCAAGGTCGAGTACTTCGAGCACTACGGCGGCTCCAACCTCCACCTGCGCTGGACCGAGCCCGGCGGCACCAAGGAACCCGTACCGCAGTCGGCGTTCCGCCTCCCCGAGGGCTTCGACTACGACGGTGCCCTCGCCGCCACCGTCCTCGCCTCCGGCCGCACCCTGAAGCTCGACTTCCCCCGGCCGCTCGCCGCGCCGCCGGCCGGCTTCACCGACCACCTGAACGCGGTGATCGGCGGAGCGAAGTGGCCCCTGAAGTCGGCGGAGCCGGACCCGGCCGACCCCAGGGCGCTGCTCGTCACGCTCGCCGAGCCGGTCGTCGGCAACAGGACCGGCACCGCCCGCGGCAGCGCCGACGTCCGCTACGACGGACGGGGCGGCCTGACCGCCGCCGACGGCGACCCCGTGGACGCGTTCCTGAGCAGCGGCCCCAACCGCTCCACCCACGAGCTGCGCACCGGGTGGGCCGACGAGGTGGGCCCGGACAACGCCCTGCCCGAGTACCCGCGCCCGCAGCTCACCCGCGACGCGTGGCGCAACCTCAACGGCCGCTGGCAGTTCGCCGCCGCCGAGGAGGGCGAGCGGCCGCCCGTGGGCAGGACGCTCGAGGAGCGCATCCTCGTCCCGTACCCGGTGGAGTCCCAGCTCTCCGGGATCCAGCGGCACGAGGACCGCATGTGGTACCGCCGCACCTTCACCGTCCCGCGCGACTGGCGCATCGGCTCCGACCGGCGGCTGCGGCTGAACTTCGGCGCCGTCGACTGGCGCTCCGAGGTCTACGTCAACGGCACGAAGGTCGCCGCGCACGAGGGCGGCTACGACAAGTTCAGCGCCGACGTCACCGACGCGCTGAAACCCGGCCGCACCCAGGAGCTCATCGTCGGCGTGTACGACCCCACCGACGCCGCGAACGGCGAGAACCCGCCGCTCGGCAAGCAGCGCCTGGACCCCAGCGGCATCTGGTACACGCCCAGCTCGGGCATCTGGCAGACGGTCTGGATGGAGCCGGTCGCCCGTGACCACGTCGACTCCCTGAAGCTGGTCCCGGACGTGCCCGGCGAGCGGCTCACCGTGGAGGCGAAGGGCGTGCGCGACGGCGTGCCGATCACGGCGACCGCGTACGACGGGCGGCGCAAGGTCGCCAAGGCGACCGGCCGCACCGGGCAGCCGCTGACCCTGAGGATCGACAACCCCCGCCTGTGGTCGCCCGACGACCCGTTCCTGTACCGCCTGGAGGTCACCGCCGGCGCCGACCGCGTCGGCAGCTACTTCGGGATGCGCTCCATCGCCGTCGAGCAGGTGGACGGCGTGCCGCGCACGGTCCTCAACGGGAAGCCGGTCTTCCTGATGGCCACCCTCGACCAGGGCTTCTGGCCGGACGGCCTGCACACCGCGCCCACCGACGAGGCCCTCGCGTACGACCTGCGCAAGCACAAGGAGCTCGGCTTCAACTCGGTGCGCAAGCACATCAAGGTCGAACCGGACCGCTGGTTCTACTGGGCCGACCGGCTGGGGCTCATGGTGTGGCAGGACATGCCGTCCATGACGGCCGGGGTCGACCCGAGCCCCGAGGCCCGCGCCCGCTACGAGCGCGAGATGAAGCAGATGATCGACGAGCACATCAGCAGCCCGTCGGTCGTCATGTGGGTCACCTTCAACGAGGGCTGGGGCCAGTACGACGTCGGCCGGATCGCCGAACAGGCCAAGGCCTGGGACCCCACCCGCCTGGTCAACAACCAGTCGGGGCTCAACCTCGGGGCCGACGGAGGCACCGGCGACATCATGGACGAGCACGGCTATCCCAGCCCGGCCCTCCCGCCCCGCCCGGACGGGAAGCGGGCCCTGGTCAGCGGCGAGTACGGCGGTCTGGGCCTCGCGGTGCCCGGACACGCGTGGTCGGTGCAGCAGTCGTACGTCGACGTCGACCCGGCGACCTACACCGACGACTACCTCACCAAGCTCGACGAGGTGCGCGCGCTGGTGTGCCGGGGCAGCAACGGCGCCGTCTACACCCAGATCACGGACGTGGAGGGAGAGCTCAACGGCCTGCTCACCTACGACCGGCGCGTCATGAAGCCGGACGTGGCCCGGGTGAAGGCCGCGCACGAGGCCCTGATCCGGGACGCCTCCCTGGAGCGGCCCGCGGGCTGCCCGGCGGCACGGGACGCCGCCCGGTGAGGGGTTCCCCCGGCGGCCCGCGCCCGTCCGGGTGGCGTGGGTCACCCGGGAAGGCGCGGATCGCGCCGCCGTAGCCCCGTCGGTCACTCGGATTCCGCCCCTTCCGCCGTACGGCGGAAGGGGCGG includes:
- the glgA gene encoding glycogen synthase — protein: MRVGLLTREYPPDVYGGAGVHVEFLARELRPLVDLQVHCWGEGRTDGVLRHRSWPALDGANDALRTFSVDLAMADALRGCELVHSHTWYANLGGHLAKLLHGVPHVMTAHSLEPLRPWKAEQLGGGYALSSWAERTAVEAADAVIAVSGAMREDILGCYPALDPGRVHVVHNGIDTSLYRPDPGTGALDRIGLDRSRPYVLFVGRITRQKGVPHLLRAVRGIDPAAQVVLCAGAPDTPEIDREFRELYQELCRVREGVHWIPRMLPRPEVIQLLTHAAVFVCPSVYEPLGIVNLEAMACGTPVVASRTGGIPEVVADGGTGVLVEVDDDFEAGLARALDSVLGDPDAARRMGEAGRERAVREFGWDAVARRTVRLYEEILKQA
- the glgC gene encoding glucose-1-phosphate adenylyltransferase, which translates into the protein MRRGGPSVLGIVLAGGEGKRLMPLTADRAKPAVTFGGTYRLVDFVLSNLVNGDILRICVLTQYKSHSLDRHITTTWRMSSLLGNYVTPVPAQQRLGPRWYLGSADAILQSLNLIHDEQPEYVAVFGADHVYRMDPRQMLAQHVESGAGVTVAGIRVPRSESSAFGVITPGSDGRTVEGFLEKPTDPPGLADDPECVFASMGNYLFTTKTLVEALQRDAEDENSVHDMGGSILPQLTERGEAHLYDFSSNHVPGETSRDQGYWRDVGTLDAYYDAHMDLIAERPAFNLYNRQWPIYTHSGQLSPARFNAGGMASESIISAGCLIRGQVTRSVLSPGVVVDPGAVVQGSVLHDNVHVGRGAVVRGAVLDKNVEVPPGATIGVNPERDAQLYTVSRGGVIALGKGQRVP
- a CDS encoding PA14 domain-containing protein, with protein sequence MRIRRLRNRFALLLAAALGVAGLTATGPVATAAEDDPVEVHGLKGEYYTHSAPGAFDFHELKATAFDPHLDFDNLEPRLNVTTGRSDDVSVRWTGRIVPERTGAHTFSVIGDNGFRLWIDGRLAIDHWVDDWDREQTAEPIELVAGRAHDIKVEYFEHYGGSNLHLRWTEPGGTKEPVPQSAFRLPEGFDYDGALAATVLASGRTLKLDFPRPLAAPPAGFTDHLNAVIGGAKWPLKSAEPDPADPRALLVTLAEPVVGNRTGTARGSADVRYDGRGGLTAADGDPVDAFLSSGPNRSTHELRTGWADEVGPDNALPEYPRPQLTRDAWRNLNGRWQFAAAEEGERPPVGRTLEERILVPYPVESQLSGIQRHEDRMWYRRTFTVPRDWRIGSDRRLRLNFGAVDWRSEVYVNGTKVAAHEGGYDKFSADVTDALKPGRTQELIVGVYDPTDAANGENPPLGKQRLDPSGIWYTPSSGIWQTVWMEPVARDHVDSLKLVPDVPGERLTVEAKGVRDGVPITATAYDGRRKVAKATGRTGQPLTLRIDNPRLWSPDDPFLYRLEVTAGADRVGSYFGMRSIAVEQVDGVPRTVLNGKPVFLMATLDQGFWPDGLHTAPTDEALAYDLRKHKELGFNSVRKHIKVEPDRWFYWADRLGLMVWQDMPSMTAGVDPSPEARARYEREMKQMIDEHISSPSVVMWVTFNEGWGQYDVGRIAEQAKAWDPTRLVNNQSGLNLGADGGTGDIMDEHGYPSPALPPRPDGKRALVSGEYGGLGLAVPGHAWSVQQSYVDVDPATYTDDYLTKLDEVRALVCRGSNGAVYTQITDVEGELNGLLTYDRRVMKPDVARVKAAHEALIRDASLERPAGCPAARDAAR